The following coding sequences lie in one Polynucleobacter asymbioticus genomic window:
- a CDS encoding circularly permuted type 2 ATP-grasp protein produces the protein MKLPFDEMLDASGKARPHYQVFHNWLKQQSDTLMGLKRAEADLIFRRVGITFAVYGDDLGSERTIPFDQVPRIFTAKEWEQLEAGLRQRVKALNRFIYDVYHEEEIIKAGIIPAEQIYNNAQYRPEMRNVNVPRDIYAQIAGIDIVRAGEGEFYVLEDNLRVPSGVSYMVEDRKMMMRLFPDLFQKYRVAPVEHYPDFLLECLKSVKPDDVKKPNVVVLTPGMYNSAYFEHSYLAQQMGVELVEGKDLFVKNEQVFMRTTQGPERVDVIYRRVDDDFLDPLAFRSDSTLGVAGLLSAHRAGNVTLANAIGTGIADDKSIYPYVPDMIEFYLGEKPILNNVPTFQCRQPDDLAYTLANLDKLVVKLTHGAGGYGMLVGPASTKAEIEEFRGHLIANPDKYIAQPTLALSTCPTFVESGVAPRHIDLRPFVLSGKTIKMVPGGLTRVALKEGSLVVNSSQGGGTKDTWVLEE, from the coding sequence ATGAAATTGCCTTTTGATGAAATGCTCGACGCCAGCGGAAAAGCGCGTCCCCATTACCAAGTTTTCCATAACTGGCTTAAGCAGCAAAGCGATACCCTCATGGGCCTCAAGCGAGCTGAAGCTGATCTCATCTTTCGACGAGTTGGCATTACTTTTGCGGTCTATGGAGATGATCTTGGATCCGAGAGAACCATTCCGTTTGATCAAGTTCCCCGCATCTTTACCGCCAAAGAGTGGGAACAATTAGAAGCTGGCCTGCGTCAACGGGTAAAAGCACTCAATCGCTTCATTTATGACGTCTATCACGAGGAAGAAATTATCAAAGCAGGAATCATTCCTGCTGAGCAGATTTATAACAACGCGCAATATCGTCCAGAGATGCGCAATGTCAATGTGCCACGAGACATCTACGCTCAGATTGCTGGAATCGATATCGTACGCGCTGGTGAAGGCGAGTTCTACGTTCTAGAAGATAACTTACGCGTTCCATCCGGTGTTTCTTATATGGTTGAGGATCGCAAAATGATGATGCGACTCTTCCCAGATCTATTCCAAAAATATCGGGTTGCGCCTGTTGAGCACTATCCCGACTTTTTATTAGAGTGTCTGAAGTCTGTCAAACCCGATGACGTCAAAAAACCCAATGTCGTAGTACTCACACCGGGCATGTATAACTCGGCCTATTTTGAGCATAGCTACCTCGCCCAACAAATGGGGGTTGAATTAGTTGAAGGCAAAGATTTGTTTGTGAAGAACGAGCAAGTGTTCATGCGCACAACTCAAGGCCCCGAGCGTGTGGATGTGATTTATCGCCGCGTTGATGATGATTTCTTGGATCCGCTTGCATTCCGCTCTGATTCAACATTGGGGGTTGCTGGACTGCTTTCAGCACATCGTGCAGGTAATGTGACTTTAGCCAATGCAATTGGTACCGGCATTGCAGATGACAAGTCAATCTATCCCTACGTGCCTGACATGATTGAGTTCTATTTGGGTGAGAAACCCATTCTCAATAATGTGCCAACCTTCCAATGTCGTCAGCCAGATGATCTCGCTTACACCCTGGCTAATTTAGACAAATTGGTGGTGAAGTTAACGCATGGTGCTGGCGGCTATGGCATGCTAGTTGGTCCAGCATCCACCAAAGCAGAGATAGAAGAATTCCGTGGACATCTGATTGCTAATCCGGATAAATATATTGCCCAACCAACACTGGCACTCTCCACTTGCCCAACCTTTGTTGAATCTGGTGTTGCACCCCGCCATATTGATTTGCGCCCATTCGTATTGTCCGGAAAAACCATCAAGATGGTTCCAGGCGGCCTCACACGGGTTGCTCTTAAGGAAGGCTCTTTAGTTGTGAACTCCTCTCAGGGTGGCGGCACTAAAGACACCTGGGTTTTAGAAGAATAA
- the smpB gene encoding SsrA-binding protein SmpB: MSIVDNKKAFFDYFIEERFEAGLVLEGWEVKAIRAGRVHIKEAYVVIRRAELFLIGCHITPLLSASTHIVPDSTRTRKLLLNAIEIKKLIGKVEQKGYTLVPLNLHFSKGNVKCEIGLARGKKQHDKRAATKEREWEVQKGRIARGDLNA, encoded by the coding sequence ATGAGTATCGTCGATAACAAAAAAGCCTTCTTCGATTATTTTATCGAGGAACGGTTCGAGGCAGGGCTGGTTCTGGAAGGCTGGGAAGTAAAAGCCATTCGCGCTGGTCGAGTCCACATTAAAGAAGCGTATGTTGTCATCCGTCGGGCGGAGCTATTCCTGATCGGCTGTCACATCACCCCTCTGCTATCGGCCTCTACTCATATCGTTCCTGATAGCACCCGCACCCGCAAACTTCTCCTCAACGCCATTGAGATTAAAAAGCTGATCGGCAAAGTTGAGCAAAAGGGCTACACACTCGTCCCACTGAACCTACATTTCTCTAAAGGCAATGTGAAGTGCGAGATTGGGCTGGCTCGAGGCAAGAAACAGCATGACAAGCGTGCGGCAACCAAAGAGCGTGAATGGGAAGTCCAAAAGGGACGTATCGCTAGAGGCGACCTCAACGCTTAA
- the guaA gene encoding glutamine-hydrolyzing GMP synthase codes for MHDKILILDFGSQVTQLIARRVRDARIYSEIHPYDCDPEFIRKFIQEQGGKGIILSGGPSSVTEEGSPRAPQIVFELGVPVLGICYGMQTMATQLGGAVASAESLGKAREFGYSEVRAHGHTNLLKGIQDFSTSEGHGILKVWMSHGDSVTTLPPAFKLMASTESCPIAGMADEERRFYAFQFHPEVTHTLQGEAILSRFVHDICKCKPDWVMGDYISEAVEHIRKQVGDEEVILGLSGGVDSSVAAALIHRAIGEQLTCVFVDHGLLRLNEGDMVMEMFARNLGVKVIRVDAKEKFMSELAGVADPEAKRKIIGKEFVEIFQAESGKIQNAKWLAQGTIYPDVIESAGKGKKGAHTIKSHHNVGGLPEDMHLKLLEPLRELFKDEVRELGVALGLPREMVYRHPFPGPGLGVRILGEVKSEFADLLQRADAIFIEELRNTIDEVSQKSWYDLTSQAFAVFLPVKSVGVMGDGRTYEYVVALRAVQTQDFMTAHWAHLPHDLLGKVSNRIINEVRGINRVVYDISGKPPATIEWE; via the coding sequence GTGCACGACAAAATACTGATTCTCGACTTTGGTTCACAAGTCACCCAATTAATTGCCAGGCGCGTGCGTGATGCCCGCATCTATTCTGAAATCCATCCATACGATTGCGATCCAGAATTTATTCGTAAATTCATTCAAGAGCAGGGTGGCAAGGGAATCATTCTTTCTGGTGGACCAAGCTCGGTTACAGAAGAGGGTAGTCCTCGCGCACCACAAATCGTTTTTGAATTAGGCGTTCCTGTTTTAGGTATTTGCTACGGTATGCAAACTATGGCAACCCAATTGGGTGGCGCAGTTGCTTCTGCAGAATCCTTGGGTAAAGCCCGTGAGTTCGGCTACTCCGAAGTGCGTGCCCATGGCCATACTAATTTGCTCAAAGGCATCCAAGACTTTTCTACTAGTGAAGGCCATGGCATTCTCAAAGTGTGGATGAGTCATGGCGACTCTGTAACGACACTGCCCCCAGCATTTAAGTTGATGGCTTCAACGGAGTCTTGCCCAATTGCCGGTATGGCGGATGAAGAGCGTCGTTTCTATGCATTCCAATTTCATCCTGAAGTAACGCATACCTTGCAAGGCGAGGCTATCTTGAGTCGCTTTGTACACGATATCTGCAAGTGCAAACCTGACTGGGTAATGGGCGACTACATTAGCGAAGCGGTTGAGCATATTCGTAAGCAAGTTGGTGATGAAGAAGTCATTCTCGGTTTATCTGGTGGCGTCGACTCCAGCGTAGCAGCAGCATTAATCCATCGTGCGATTGGTGAGCAGCTCACTTGCGTATTTGTTGACCATGGTTTGCTTCGTTTAAACGAAGGCGACATGGTGATGGAAATGTTTGCTCGTAACCTCGGTGTCAAAGTAATTCGGGTAGATGCCAAAGAGAAATTTATGTCTGAGCTTGCTGGTGTTGCGGATCCAGAAGCGAAACGCAAAATTATTGGTAAAGAATTCGTTGAGATTTTCCAGGCTGAGTCTGGCAAGATTCAAAATGCCAAGTGGCTTGCTCAAGGCACTATTTATCCAGACGTCATTGAGTCTGCTGGTAAAGGCAAGAAGGGTGCGCATACGATTAAGAGCCACCACAATGTGGGTGGTCTGCCTGAAGATATGCACCTCAAGCTGCTTGAGCCATTGCGTGAGTTATTTAAAGATGAAGTCCGCGAACTCGGCGTTGCCTTAGGCTTACCGCGTGAAATGGTCTATCGCCATCCATTCCCAGGCCCTGGTCTGGGCGTGCGCATCTTAGGTGAGGTGAAATCAGAATTTGCCGACTTACTGCAACGTGCTGACGCGATCTTTATTGAAGAGCTGCGCAATACGATTGATGAAGTCAGTCAAAAATCTTGGTATGACCTCACCAGTCAAGCCTTCGCAGTATTCTTGCCGGTGAAGTCTGTGGGAGTTATGGGTGACGGCAGAACCTACGAATATGTAGTTGCTCTCAGAGCCGTTCAAACGCAAGACTTTATGACTGCACATTGGGCCCACTTGCCGCATGATTTATTAGGTAAGGTATCTAACCGCATCATCAACGAAGTACGTGGCATTAATCGTGTCGTCTACGACATTAGCGGAAAACCGCCAGCAACTATTGAGTGGGAATAG
- a CDS encoding ferritin-like domain-containing protein, protein MLELRETSLAILANTDVQSKVGQLANLFDEYQAGHIAVNPAANPDSQNHCLPGRPAKPDLVAPKFVPKRKMDTVEGRAILWHSLAHIEFNAMNLALDAIWRFPNMPKAYYEDWLRVAKEESYHFSLINAHLQSFGFCYGDFPAHNSLWEMVERTTDSVIARMALVPRTMEARGLDAVPEIRDRFKQIQDNRAVEILEIILRDEIGHVLVGNRWFNFLCANDNLSPITTYRDLAEKYRAPTLRGPFNFDAREQAGFSSEELELLELLSDKRTQAA, encoded by the coding sequence ATGCTTGAGTTACGAGAAACTTCCCTCGCAATACTGGCAAATACCGATGTGCAATCCAAGGTTGGCCAGTTGGCCAACTTGTTCGATGAGTATCAAGCCGGACACATTGCTGTAAATCCAGCGGCCAACCCCGATAGTCAAAATCATTGCCTTCCTGGGCGACCTGCTAAGCCTGACTTAGTGGCACCAAAGTTTGTTCCCAAAAGAAAAATGGATACAGTTGAGGGCAGAGCTATTCTTTGGCACTCCTTGGCGCATATTGAATTTAATGCCATGAATTTAGCGCTCGATGCAATTTGGCGTTTTCCGAATATGCCTAAAGCGTATTACGAAGACTGGCTCAGAGTTGCCAAAGAGGAGTCATATCATTTCAGTCTGATTAATGCCCATTTACAGTCCTTTGGGTTTTGCTATGGAGATTTTCCGGCCCACAATAGTTTGTGGGAGATGGTTGAGAGAACGACTGATTCAGTGATTGCTCGCATGGCCCTAGTTCCTCGGACAATGGAGGCCAGGGGTCTTGATGCGGTTCCGGAGATTCGGGATCGATTCAAGCAAATTCAAGACAATCGTGCTGTAGAAATTCTAGAGATCATTCTTCGTGATGAGATTGGACATGTGCTGGTTGGCAATCGCTGGTTTAATTTCTTGTGCGCCAATGACAACTTATCGCCGATTACAACTTATCGGGACTTAGCCGAAAAATACCGTGCACCTACCTTGAGGGGGCCGTTTAACTTTGATGCGCGTGAGCAAGCTGGCTTTAGCTCTGAGGAGTTAGAGTTGTTGGAATTGCTTAGCGATAAACGGACACAGGCAGCATGA
- a CDS encoding type II toxin-antitoxin system RatA family toxin, giving the protein MADVYKTVLIGQSADRMYGLVTDVAHYPEFLPWCGGVEIFEQSETVLDAKINIHFKGINQYFHTRNINHRPETIDMVFVDGPFKHFSGQWNFIPLKEDACKVEFKLHWEFKSVILDKVIGPVFGHIAGTFVDCFVKRAEDLYG; this is encoded by the coding sequence ATGGCAGACGTCTACAAGACCGTTTTAATTGGCCAATCGGCTGACCGCATGTATGGCTTAGTCACCGACGTTGCGCACTACCCTGAGTTCCTGCCCTGGTGTGGCGGGGTGGAAATTTTTGAGCAATCTGAGACTGTTTTGGATGCCAAAATCAATATCCATTTCAAGGGTATTAATCAGTACTTTCATACTCGAAACATCAATCATCGCCCTGAAACCATTGATATGGTCTTTGTGGATGGCCCATTCAAGCATTTTTCTGGGCAATGGAACTTTATTCCTCTCAAGGAAGATGCCTGTAAGGTGGAATTTAAACTCCACTGGGAATTTAAGAGCGTCATTCTCGACAAGGTCATTGGCCCAGTATTCGGCCATATTGCAGGCACCTTTGTAGATTGCTTCGTCAAGCGAGCTGAAGACCTATATGGCTAA
- a CDS encoding RnfH family protein, whose product MANQSMEILICDARLGEPKLNPFTLHLSVSESPTVGLALVKAGIAQGPDDPILARKGCFGVFGKRKDWDSPIYEGDRLELYSPLLVDPKAVRRKKANQNQDAKFQAAAAKRKARRL is encoded by the coding sequence ATGGCTAATCAGTCTATGGAGATCCTGATTTGTGATGCCCGCCTAGGTGAACCCAAACTAAACCCCTTCACGCTCCATTTATCTGTATCTGAGAGCCCCACAGTGGGTCTGGCCTTGGTCAAAGCCGGAATCGCCCAAGGTCCCGATGATCCTATCTTGGCCAGAAAAGGCTGTTTTGGCGTCTTTGGCAAGCGCAAGGATTGGGATAGCCCCATTTATGAGGGCGATCGTCTGGAGCTATATTCACCCCTCCTGGTAGACCCCAAGGCTGTCCGCCGCAAGAAGGCTAACCAGAACCAGGATGCCAAATTCCAGGCCGCCGCAGCTAAAAGAAAGGCTAGGAGGCTATAA
- the queD gene encoding 6-carboxytetrahydropterin synthase QueD, with the protein MTAKQEAISITRRLEFDSGHRIPNHDGQCRHLHGHRYAIEVTLTGVIADHPGKADDGMVLDFGDIKRLTNQYVVEPWDHAFLVAREDAGLVDYLNSIPNHKTVVMEHVPTVENLASAAFKVLQPVFEKAFDGRLKLAAIRLYETPNCWADVTHA; encoded by the coding sequence ATGACCGCCAAGCAAGAAGCTATCTCCATTACCCGTCGACTTGAGTTTGACTCAGGTCATCGCATTCCGAATCATGATGGGCAGTGTCGTCACCTGCATGGCCATCGCTATGCAATTGAAGTTACGCTTACTGGCGTAATCGCAGATCATCCTGGTAAAGCAGACGATGGCATGGTCTTAGATTTTGGAGATATCAAGCGTCTTACGAATCAATATGTGGTTGAGCCTTGGGACCATGCATTCTTAGTAGCCAGGGAAGATGCTGGATTAGTGGATTATTTAAATTCCATTCCAAATCACAAGACCGTAGTCATGGAGCATGTGCCTACTGTTGAGAACTTAGCTAGCGCAGCCTTCAAGGTGTTGCAGCCCGTTTTTGAAAAAGCCTTCGATGGTCGACTCAAGCTGGCAGCCATTCGTCTTTATGAAACTCCCAATTGCTGGGCTGACGTTACTCACGCTTAA
- a CDS encoding B12-binding domain-containing radical SAM protein, with the protein MKILSIIPPMTQLNTPYPSTAYLTGFLRSRGFDAVQEDLALALVLSFFTPQGLLEIKNQALKVSEEDRSASVNFFLDYFADYQSTITLSIAFLQGRDSTLAHRINSRTLLPEGPRFVSLDAYDEEEGGDSLAWAFGALGSQDRARHLATLYLNDLSDVLRDAVDERFEFVRYAESLAGSQPTFTPLADALAASPTLMDLHLQDLTKSSIEKHRPSLVLLSVPFPGAMYAALRIAQTIKQHYPDIRIGLGGGYVNTELRELTDPRLFDFVDYITLDSGERPLLALLEHLNDKRSAERLVRTFIRTAGNEVRYINWQEPDVPFEEVGTATWDGLPLNSYLSLLDMLNPMHRLWSDGRWNKLTVAHGCYWKKCSFCDVSLDYISRYETASASLLVDRIEAIVAETGQTGFHFVDEAAPPKILKALAEELIRRKVVISWWGNIRFEKTFTPELCELLAQSGCIAMSGGLEVASDRLLDLMKKGVSVEQVAKVTKGFSDAGILVHAYLMYGFPTQTVQETVDSLEYVRQLFENGCIQSGFFHRFTCTVHSPVGLDPTAYGIELVPLPPISFAKNDVAFIDPTGVDHDLLGLGLKKAIYNFMHGVGFEEETHKWFDVSGIPKTTVGRNKIAKGLNHQ; encoded by the coding sequence ATGAAGATTCTGAGCATCATTCCGCCGATGACTCAGCTTAATACGCCGTATCCTTCTACGGCCTATCTCACTGGCTTTCTACGCTCACGGGGTTTTGATGCCGTTCAAGAGGATTTAGCATTAGCCTTGGTTCTGAGTTTTTTTACTCCGCAGGGTTTGCTAGAGATTAAAAATCAAGCATTAAAAGTCTCAGAAGAAGATCGTAGCGCGAGCGTCAATTTCTTCCTGGATTACTTTGCGGATTATCAAAGCACGATTACTTTGTCGATTGCATTTTTGCAAGGGCGCGATAGTACCCTTGCCCATCGCATTAACAGCCGCACTTTATTGCCTGAAGGCCCACGCTTTGTATCTCTAGATGCATATGATGAGGAAGAGGGTGGAGATTCATTGGCATGGGCATTTGGTGCGCTGGGATCTCAGGATCGGGCACGTCATTTAGCTACCCTATATCTCAATGATCTATCCGATGTCCTACGTGATGCTGTAGATGAGCGTTTTGAGTTTGTTCGCTATGCAGAATCTTTGGCAGGGAGTCAGCCTACGTTCACGCCTTTAGCAGATGCTCTAGCAGCAAGCCCCACATTAATGGATTTGCATCTACAAGATCTGACCAAATCTTCCATTGAAAAGCATCGACCTAGCTTGGTACTACTCTCAGTGCCATTTCCTGGGGCAATGTACGCCGCATTACGAATTGCCCAAACTATCAAACAACATTACCCTGATATTCGGATTGGTCTTGGCGGCGGCTACGTGAATACCGAGTTACGTGAGCTCACTGATCCACGCCTATTTGATTTTGTAGACTACATCACACTAGATTCCGGTGAGCGGCCTTTGCTTGCTCTGTTAGAGCATTTAAATGACAAGCGCTCTGCCGAAAGGTTGGTACGTACATTTATCCGAACTGCTGGTAATGAAGTGCGTTACATCAATTGGCAAGAGCCTGATGTACCTTTTGAAGAGGTGGGTACTGCCACTTGGGATGGTCTTCCACTAAATTCGTATTTATCGCTGCTAGATATGCTCAATCCCATGCATCGCTTGTGGAGTGATGGCCGCTGGAATAAGCTCACAGTTGCTCATGGATGTTATTGGAAAAAATGTAGCTTTTGCGATGTCAGCCTAGATTACATTTCTCGTTATGAAACTGCTTCAGCAAGTCTATTGGTTGATCGTATCGAGGCAATCGTTGCAGAGACTGGTCAGACAGGATTTCATTTTGTAGACGAGGCTGCGCCACCGAAGATCTTGAAAGCCCTTGCTGAAGAACTCATTCGGCGCAAGGTGGTGATTTCTTGGTGGGGCAATATCCGCTTTGAAAAGACCTTCACGCCTGAGTTATGTGAGTTATTAGCTCAAAGTGGTTGCATCGCTATGTCCGGTGGGCTAGAGGTTGCCTCCGACAGACTTCTCGATCTGATGAAAAAAGGCGTCTCTGTTGAGCAGGTTGCTAAAGTAACAAAAGGATTCTCGGATGCTGGCATCTTGGTGCATGCTTATCTTATGTACGGTTTCCCAACGCAAACCGTTCAAGAGACCGTCGACTCACTCGAATACGTTCGTCAGCTTTTTGAAAATGGCTGCATCCAGAGCGGCTTCTTCCATCGCTTTACTTGTACAGTGCATTCTCCGGTAGGGCTTGATCCGACTGCTTATGGAATTGAGTTAGTTCCATTGCCACCTATTAGTTTTGCTAAGAATGATGTTGCCTTTATTGATCCTACCGGGGTAGATCATGATCTTCTGGGCCTTGGTCTCAAAAAAGCGATTTATAACTTTATGCACGGCGTGGGCTTTGAGGAGGAGACGCACAAGTGGTTTGATGTGTCGGGTATTCCAAAAACTACAGTAGGGCGCAATAAAATAGCAAAAGGACTAAATCATCAATAA
- the guaB gene encoding IMP dehydrogenase — translation MRLIQKALTFDDVLLVPAYSSVLPRDASLASKLTRDISLNTPLVSAAMDTVTEGRLAIAMASEGGIGIVHKNLKPAEQAREVAKVKRYESGILRDPITVSPDVTLRQVIQLSREHGFSGFPVLTGKEVVGIITNRDLRFEEDLDAPVKSKMTPRERLITVKEGCSLEEAKRLMSQHRLERVLVVNDKFELRGLITVKDILKATEHPNACKDGEGKLRVGAAVGVGPDNDERIELLVRAGVDVIVVDTAHGHSQGVLDRVKWVKKNYPHVQVIGGNIATGDAARALADHGADGVKVGIGPGSICTTRIVAGVGVPQISAIVNVAAALKGTGIPLIADGGVRYSGDVAKALAAGASSVMMGGMFAGTEEAPGEVFLYQGRSYKSYRGMGSLGAMADGSADRYFQSDISAANAEKLVPEGIEGQVPYKGSVLAILHQLTGGIRSSMGYLGCKTIDELHEKANFVEITSAGVRESHVHDVKITKEAPNYHID, via the coding sequence ATGCGACTCATTCAAAAAGCACTCACTTTTGACGATGTGCTCCTCGTACCGGCTTATTCTTCGGTACTCCCTCGAGATGCCAGCTTGGCAAGTAAGTTAACTCGAGATATTTCACTTAATACACCGTTGGTGTCCGCAGCGATGGATACCGTCACTGAAGGCCGTTTGGCAATTGCCATGGCCAGTGAAGGTGGTATTGGTATTGTTCATAAAAATCTCAAGCCTGCTGAGCAGGCTAGAGAAGTAGCTAAAGTCAAACGCTACGAATCTGGTATTTTGCGTGACCCCATTACGGTGAGTCCGGATGTCACGCTACGTCAAGTCATTCAACTGTCTCGAGAGCATGGCTTCTCTGGATTCCCAGTACTCACTGGTAAAGAAGTGGTGGGCATCATTACCAATCGCGACTTGCGCTTTGAAGAAGACTTAGATGCGCCAGTGAAATCCAAGATGACTCCACGTGAGCGCTTGATCACGGTCAAAGAAGGTTGCTCCCTAGAAGAGGCGAAGCGCTTGATGAGTCAGCATCGCTTAGAGCGAGTCTTAGTTGTCAATGACAAATTTGAATTGCGTGGCCTCATTACTGTTAAAGATATTTTGAAAGCGACTGAGCATCCAAATGCTTGTAAAGATGGTGAAGGTAAGTTGCGCGTTGGTGCTGCTGTTGGTGTAGGCCCTGATAACGATGAGCGTATTGAGCTCTTAGTCCGTGCGGGTGTTGATGTGATTGTGGTGGATACCGCTCACGGTCATAGCCAAGGTGTCTTGGATCGCGTGAAATGGGTTAAGAAAAATTATCCTCACGTCCAAGTGATTGGTGGAAACATTGCTACTGGTGATGCTGCTAGAGCATTGGCTGATCATGGTGCTGATGGCGTTAAGGTGGGTATTGGGCCAGGCTCTATTTGTACAACTCGTATTGTTGCTGGTGTAGGCGTTCCTCAAATTAGCGCGATTGTGAATGTGGCTGCCGCACTCAAAGGTACAGGCATTCCTCTGATTGCTGACGGTGGCGTGCGTTACTCCGGTGATGTTGCTAAAGCCTTAGCTGCTGGTGCAAGTTCGGTCATGATGGGTGGTATGTTTGCTGGTACCGAAGAAGCTCCTGGTGAAGTGTTTTTATACCAAGGTCGTTCATACAAGAGCTATCGCGGCATGGGCTCTTTGGGCGCGATGGCTGATGGCTCTGCTGATCGTTATTTCCAAAGCGATATCAGTGCAGCTAATGCTGAGAAGCTGGTGCCAGAAGGTATTGAAGGTCAAGTGCCTTATAAAGGCAGCGTGCTCGCTATCTTGCATCAACTGACTGGTGGTATTCGTTCTTCAATGGGCTACTTAGGTTGCAAGACGATTGATGAACTTCATGAGAAAGCGAATTTTGTGGAAATCACTTCAGCGGGTGTACGCGAGTCACACGTTCATGATGTGAAGATCACGAAGGAAGCCCCGAATTACCATATTGATTAA
- the queE gene encoding 7-carboxy-7-deazaguanine synthase yields the protein MYTVKELFPTLQGEGAHAGRAAVFCRFAGCNLWSGREEDRATAVCQFCDTDFVGSDGVGGGKFETASLLADTIEEVWNSTSAGPQQRYVVFTGGEPLLQLDTDLIDALHAKGFAIAIETNGTIKVPKGVDWVCVSPKAGSELIVLQADEIKLVIPQQGHISLESLLARFEKMDYRNRFLQAMDGPNLQENLALAVRLCQKRPLWRLSVQTHKMIGIR from the coding sequence ATGTATACCGTAAAAGAACTCTTTCCAACCCTTCAGGGTGAGGGCGCCCACGCTGGTCGTGCAGCTGTATTTTGTCGCTTTGCCGGCTGCAATCTCTGGAGTGGTCGCGAAGAAGATCGCGCTACTGCAGTTTGCCAATTTTGCGATACCGACTTCGTGGGAAGTGATGGCGTTGGCGGCGGTAAATTTGAAACTGCCTCTCTGTTGGCTGACACCATTGAGGAGGTCTGGAACAGTACCTCAGCGGGACCGCAGCAGCGTTATGTTGTATTTACTGGTGGCGAGCCACTATTGCAACTCGATACCGATTTAATCGACGCTTTACATGCTAAAGGGTTTGCTATTGCGATTGAGACCAACGGCACGATTAAGGTTCCTAAGGGAGTGGATTGGGTATGTGTGAGCCCTAAAGCTGGATCTGAGCTTATTGTGTTGCAGGCCGATGAGATTAAGCTGGTGATTCCTCAGCAAGGCCATATTTCCCTTGAGAGCTTATTGGCTCGGTTTGAGAAGATGGATTATCGCAATCGCTTCTTGCAAGCTATGGACGGCCCAAACCTACAAGAAAACCTCGCATTAGCAGTTCGCCTGTGTCAAAAGCGACCTTTATGGCGTTTGAGTGTTCAGACCCATAAAATGATCGGTATTCGATAG
- a CDS encoding alpha-E domain-containing protein produces the protein MLSRTADCLYWMARYTERAENTARMLDVNHQTSLLPQPAEFLEQSWKKLLTISKLEDAFLMKYDVVTRENVLDFMIYETSNPSSIVSCLFAARENARVIRGKITSEAWETQNTTWLELQRILEARNQADPSRLLEWVKHRCHLFRGVMHGTMLKNEAFYFMNVGTLLERADNTARILETKYEGQAALKVLRTDKIDPAAGGDGNFFDFYHWAALLRSVSAFEIYRQIYSDQVTPKQVAQLLIFNKQMPRSLVCCVNELIPLIAEMKNQQSKEIERLLGKLKASLDYSDIDEVFSQGLEEFIKEFLERINHIADEFSNAYLIPLAVA, from the coding sequence ATGTTGAGTCGTACCGCTGATTGCCTTTACTGGATGGCCCGCTATACAGAACGTGCAGAAAATACTGCCCGCATGTTAGACGTCAATCACCAAACATCCCTTCTTCCACAGCCTGCAGAATTTTTAGAGCAAAGCTGGAAAAAATTACTGACGATCTCCAAGCTAGAAGATGCGTTCTTGATGAAATATGATGTAGTCACTCGTGAGAATGTCTTGGATTTCATGATTTATGAGACTAGCAATCCTTCCAGTATTGTGTCTTGCTTATTTGCCGCTCGTGAGAATGCCCGCGTCATTCGGGGCAAGATTACGTCTGAAGCATGGGAAACCCAGAACACTACTTGGCTGGAGTTACAGCGCATTCTAGAAGCTCGTAATCAAGCCGACCCCAGTAGATTATTGGAATGGGTAAAGCATCGCTGCCACCTATTTAGAGGTGTCATGCATGGCACCATGCTCAAGAATGAAGCCTTCTACTTTATGAATGTTGGCACCCTACTAGAGAGGGCTGATAACACTGCGCGGATTTTAGAAACGAAATATGAAGGTCAAGCCGCACTAAAGGTATTACGTACCGATAAAATAGATCCAGCAGCTGGGGGTGATGGCAACTTCTTTGATTTTTATCACTGGGCCGCCCTACTGCGATCTGTCTCTGCTTTTGAGATCTATCGACAGATCTACTCCGATCAAGTGACCCCTAAACAAGTGGCGCAACTCCTCATATTTAATAAACAAATGCCGCGCTCATTGGTGTGCTGTGTCAACGAGCTCATTCCTCTGATTGCAGAGATGAAGAATCAGCAATCCAAAGAAATTGAACGCCTGCTAGGCAAACTTAAGGCAAGCCTAGACTACTCCGATATTGATGAGGTCTTCTCGCAAGGCTTAGAGGAATTCATCAAAGAGTTCTTAGAGCGCATCAATCATATTGCTGATGAATTCAGCAATGCCTACCTCATACCATTAGCTGTAGCTTAA